The genomic DNA GCTCATCGTTCATAAGGTCAATTTCCACCCGCAATGCAGCCCGGGGTTCATGTCCTTCACCGGCACCCAGGTGATGCACCTCCATGGATTCGGCCGGATATTTTGAAAGGATGGCTTCCCCGTAGGCTCCCCCGTCATAATCCATGGCTTTTCCGAAAAAGGGAGTCAAATCCGTACGTTTGGCCATTTCCAGAGCCAAATCCATTTGGTTTACCCTGCCGGTTCTGAAATCCACTTCCTGAAGGGCTACCAGGTCGGGATCGGCCCGACGGATAACCGCCGCGATGGTATCCAGGTTAAAATCGCCTTTGACTGTGGCCCCATGCAGGATGTTATAGGTCATGATCTTCAGTGTAACTGTCTGCCTCACCTCGTTTTGCCCCCGGGATGGGACATCATTTACAAACAGGATCAACAGGCATAATAAACCTGTTCTCAGCCAATGGTTAAATGGGGGAAAGTTTTTCATAGCTTGAATTTTTCTATTTGTCAATTTGTCAAAAATACAAATTGACCGAAGAAAATGAAAATGCGGTTTATTTGTATTTATAATGAACAATTGGTCAAAAAATCAGTTATGCCGAGAGAAAATGATATTATTTCTTAATTTTGTGTAATTATTTTTTACACCTTCT from Bacteroidales bacterium includes the following:
- a CDS encoding endonuclease/exonuclease/phosphatase family protein encodes the protein MKNFPPFNHWLRTGLLCLLILFVNDVPSRGQNEVRQTVTLKIMTYNILHGATVKGDFNLDTIAAVIRRADPDLVALQEVDFRTGRVNQMDLALEMAKRTDLTPFFGKAMDYDGGAYGEAILSKYPAESMEVHHLGAGEGHEPRAALRVEIDLMNDERIEFIGTHLDHTQDPTDRIYQAKALNHILSGLNNPAILAGDLNATPGSRPIDILLERWAMTADTPAEPTYPSGSPERKLDYILYHPEERWKVVDRKVIEEKVASDHRPYVVTLQLIPQ